One Pseudoalteromonas sp. UG3-2 DNA window includes the following coding sequences:
- a CDS encoding rhodanese-like domain-containing protein — protein sequence MEQYVTFLGNHPVLSIIWLVLAAMLVGSWFKSKFSKIRQINPQQLTILVNRQDGQVIDMRPAKEHNQGHIAGAMQFSGDKLKQKDFAGLEKYKSKPIILVCNTGMTASAVADNMHKAGFEQVFVLSGGMGAWQNAGLPISNGK from the coding sequence ATGGAACAATACGTTACGTTTTTAGGAAACCACCCTGTACTTAGCATTATTTGGCTTGTTTTGGCAGCCATGCTAGTAGGGAGTTGGTTTAAAAGTAAATTTTCTAAAATCAGACAAATCAATCCGCAACAGCTAACAATATTGGTCAATCGTCAAGATGGTCAGGTTATCGACATGCGTCCAGCAAAAGAGCATAACCAAGGCCACATTGCTGGAGCCATGCAATTTAGCGGTGATAAACTCAAGCAAAAAGATTTTGCGGGGCTTGAAAAGTATAAATCTAAGCCCATTATATTGGTTTGTAATACCGGTATGACAGCTTCCGCCGTTGCTGATAACATGCATAAAGCTGGTTTTGAGCAGGTGTTTGTATTATCAGGTGGTATGGGCGCATGGCAAAATGCGGGTTTACCTATCTCTAACGGAAAATAA
- the grxC gene encoding glutaredoxin 3 has protein sequence MSQVVLYTKDYCPFCHRAKALLDAKGVTYTEHDIGVKPELRDEMIAKANGSHTVPQIFIAEQHIGGCDDMMALEAQGKLDPLLKA, from the coding sequence ATGAGTCAAGTTGTACTTTACACTAAAGATTACTGCCCTTTTTGTCATCGCGCAAAAGCGTTGTTAGACGCTAAAGGTGTAACATACACTGAGCATGATATCGGTGTAAAACCTGAGCTTCGTGATGAAATGATCGCAAAGGCGAATGGCAGTCATACCGTGCCGCAAATTTTTATTGCTGAGCAACACATTGGTGGCTGCGACGATATGATGGCACTTGAAGCACAGGGCAAACTAGACCCACTATTGAAGGCGTAA
- the secB gene encoding protein-export chaperone SecB produces the protein MAEENQAAEQQQEAQFNIQRIYTKDVSFETPNSPAIFQKEWTPEVKLDMDTRSAKLDDNVFEVVLALTVTATVGEQTAFLCEIQQAGIFAIADLEEMQMAHMLGAFCPNILFPYAREAVASLVNRGTFPQLNLAPVNFDALFAQYMQQRAAQAQPEQSADA, from the coding sequence ATGGCAGAAGAAAACCAAGCAGCAGAACAACAACAAGAAGCGCAATTTAACATTCAACGCATCTACACCAAAGATGTGTCGTTTGAGACGCCGAATTCTCCTGCAATTTTCCAAAAAGAATGGACTCCTGAAGTTAAGCTAGACATGGATACGCGTTCGGCCAAGCTGGATGACAATGTGTTTGAGGTGGTGCTTGCGTTAACCGTAACGGCAACTGTTGGTGAACAAACAGCATTCCTTTGTGAAATCCAACAAGCGGGTATCTTTGCAATTGCGGATCTAGAAGAAATGCAAATGGCACACATGTTAGGTGCATTCTGCCCGAACATCTTGTTCCCATATGCTCGTGAAGCAGTGGCTAGCCTAGTTAACCGTGGTACTTTCCCACAGCTTAACCTAGCGCCAGTTAACTTTGACGCTTTGTTTGCTCAGTACATGCAACAGCGTGCAGCTCAAGCACAGCCTGAGCAATCTGCAGACGCATAA